One genomic segment of Candidatus Hydrogenedens sp. includes these proteins:
- a CDS encoding transposase, which yields MGGIIYTNQYKAYNALVMLRDYFKHLQIDKSQRFANGRVYIKGIGGFWSYAKERIIKIHGVGFRYFEYYLKKLEFRYNQHNEDLYTLILTSIL from the coding sequence ATGGGTGGTATTATTTATACAAATCAGTATAAAGCGTATAATGCACTGGTAATGCTTCGGGACTATTTTAAGCATTTACAGATAGATAAAAGTCAGCGATTTGCGAATGGTCGAGTGTATATTAAAGGTATCGGAGGTTTTTGGAGTTATGCGAAGGAGCGGATAATAAAGATTCATGGAGTAGGTTTTCGCTATTTTGAATATTACCTGAAAAAGTTAGAATTTCGATATAATCAACATAATGAAGATTTATATACACTAATTTTAACCTCCATCCTCTAA
- the argH gene encoding argininosuccinate lyase has translation MSKQWGGRFEEKTDPIVETFSASVHYDSRLAIFDIQASIAHAQMLGKQNIIPPKDAQKIVQGLESILKEIEQGKFVWNPSLEDVHTNIEHALIQKIGDCGKKLHTARSRNDQVVTDVRLWTRAQIDTIIHLIIQLQSALIEFAEFHSNVIIPGFTHLQPAQPILLSHHILAYFEMFQRDKQRFRELRPRVNTLPLGAAALAGTPHPIDPQFVAKKLGFEQLCANSMDAVSDRDFLIEFCSYSALLMMHLSRWCEELIIWSSPLFGFIEIGDAFTTGSSIMPQKKNPDVAELVRGKSGRVYGHLFALLTLMKSLPLTYNRDMQEDKEAVFDTADTVENSLIVCTKMVKSIKVNIENIQKALDLGYMEATDLADYLVERGISFRDAHSIIGKIVLYAIKNKKPLRELTMDEYKSFSSLFEQDVYTILQPTTIVKRRNSPGGTSPACVRKALQKARKQLK, from the coding sequence AGGAAAACAAAATATTATTCCTCCAAAAGATGCTCAGAAAATTGTTCAGGGATTAGAAAGTATTCTCAAAGAGATAGAGCAGGGGAAATTTGTATGGAACCCATCGCTGGAAGATGTGCATACAAATATCGAACATGCTCTGATACAGAAAATTGGCGATTGTGGTAAAAAATTACATACGGCACGCAGTCGAAACGACCAGGTTGTTACAGATGTCCGTCTTTGGACACGGGCACAAATTGATACCATCATTCATTTGATAATTCAACTTCAAAGTGCCTTGATTGAGTTTGCAGAATTTCATTCCAATGTTATTATTCCCGGTTTTACACATTTACAACCAGCACAACCTATTCTCTTATCTCACCACATTTTAGCCTATTTTGAAATGTTTCAACGGGACAAGCAACGCTTTCGGGAACTTCGTCCTCGTGTTAATACATTGCCTTTAGGAGCGGCCGCTCTTGCGGGAACACCTCATCCGATAGACCCTCAATTCGTAGCAAAAAAACTTGGTTTTGAACAACTATGTGCCAATAGCATGGACGCCGTTTCTGACCGTGATTTCTTAATAGAGTTTTGCAGTTATTCTGCTTTACTGATGATGCATCTTTCCCGTTGGTGCGAAGAGCTAATTATCTGGTCCTCACCTCTATTCGGCTTTATCGAAATTGGCGATGCCTTCACAACAGGTTCCAGTATTATGCCTCAGAAGAAAAATCCAGATGTGGCTGAGTTGGTACGCGGAAAATCCGGCCGAGTTTACGGTCATTTATTTGCCTTGTTGACATTAATGAAAAGTTTACCGCTTACCTACAACCGTGATATGCAGGAAGACAAAGAAGCGGTTTTTGATACCGCCGACACAGTAGAGAATTCTTTAATCGTATGCACAAAGATGGTCAAATCTATTAAGGTAAACATAGAAAATATTCAAAAAGCCCTTGACTTAGGTTATATGGAAGCCACAGACCTTGCTGATTATCTGGTGGAAAGGGGCATTAGTTTCCGTGATGCACATTCTATTATTGGTAAAATTGTTCTCTACGCCATTAAAAATAAAAAGCCCCTCCGTGAATTAACTATGGATGAATACAAATCTTTCTCATCCTTGTTCGAACAGGATGTTTATACAATCCTGCAACCTACAACTATTGTAAAACGACGCAATTCTCCCGGGGGAACCAGTCCTGCATGCGTCAGAAAAGCCCTCCAAAAAGCAAGGAAACAACTGAAATAA
- the msrB gene encoding peptide-methionine (R)-S-oxide reductase MsrB, which yields MENNQKEDRELSREAYYVLRCHGTEPAFSGKYWNHKEKGVYVCAGCGQKLFSSEHKFDSGTGWPSYWSPIMGGVIEESIDTSHGMIRTEVHCSNCKGHLGHVFPDGPPPTRLRYCINSASLEFIPE from the coding sequence ATGGAGAATAATCAGAAAGAAGATAGGGAACTGAGTAGAGAGGCTTATTATGTGTTGCGGTGTCATGGGACAGAGCCAGCGTTTAGTGGAAAGTACTGGAATCATAAGGAAAAAGGGGTTTATGTTTGTGCTGGATGTGGACAAAAACTTTTCTCCTCTGAGCATAAATTTGATTCGGGAACGGGCTGGCCAAGTTATTGGTCTCCAATAATGGGAGGGGTTATTGAAGAGAGTATAGATACAAGTCATGGAATGATACGAACAGAGGTCCACTGTTCGAATTGTAAAGGGCATTTGGGGCATGTTTTTCCTGATGGACCTCCACCAACACGACTTCGTTATTGTATCAATTCGGCAAGTTTGGAGTTTATTCCTGAATGA